A stretch of Rhizobium glycinendophyticum DNA encodes these proteins:
- a CDS encoding DUF1579 domain-containing protein, protein MEFAKPTEHHKMLERLVGDWLYVTSTGMEGYDPEDPMKRWTEKVRSIGGFWVVAEGEGAMGDGDARGTMIITLGYDPRKGQYVGSWIGSMMDTFWVYKGWLEDDGQTLVLEAEGPSMEDPSRTELYRDVIHFIDDDTRTFSGSVRQPDGTFKTFMTSEAKRVG, encoded by the coding sequence ATGGAGTTTGCCAAACCCACGGAGCATCACAAGATGCTCGAGCGCCTCGTCGGCGACTGGCTTTACGTCACATCGACCGGGATGGAAGGATATGATCCCGAGGATCCCATGAAGCGCTGGACCGAAAAGGTTCGCTCCATCGGCGGCTTTTGGGTCGTCGCCGAGGGCGAGGGTGCCATGGGCGATGGTGACGCCCGCGGCACAATGATCATCACCCTCGGCTACGATCCCCGCAAGGGCCAATACGTCGGCAGCTGGATCGGTTCGATGATGGACACGTTCTGGGTCTACAAGGGTTGGCTCGAGGATGATGGCCAGACCCTTGTACTTGAAGCTGAAGGCCCGAGCATGGAAGACCCGTCGCGAACCGAACTTTATCGCGATGTCATCCACTTCATCGATGATGACACGAGGACCTTTTCCGGCAGTGTTCGCCAGCCGGACGGCACGTTCAAGACATTCATGACCAGCGAAGCAAAACGCGTCGGCTGA
- a CDS encoding VOC family protein — MHGTFIWHELMTPDPAAAKAFYGPLLGWQPTDMQMEGFTYTTFAIPGFPMGVAGMMALSDEMTGQGIPPNWTGYVHVDDVDATAADYAANGGTICRPPEDIPGIGRFAVVADPQGATLCIMTPKMPEGGTGDWPAPGNPGTVGWNELMAGDGQKAWDFYAARFGWQKDMAVDMDALGIYQTFKLGDRAIGGMMTKRPEMPVPYWGFYFIVPAIDAAIDKVKHLGGQLLMGPHQVPGGSWIAACQDPQGAYFNLTAAGR; from the coding sequence ATGCATGGCACGTTCATCTGGCACGAACTGATGACCCCGGATCCCGCCGCAGCCAAGGCCTTTTACGGCCCGTTGCTCGGCTGGCAGCCGACCGATATGCAGATGGAAGGCTTCACCTATACGACCTTCGCCATCCCGGGCTTTCCCATGGGGGTGGCGGGCATGATGGCATTGAGCGATGAGATGACGGGGCAGGGCATCCCGCCGAACTGGACGGGTTACGTGCATGTCGACGACGTCGATGCCACCGCCGCCGATTACGCTGCCAATGGCGGCACGATCTGCCGTCCCCCCGAGGACATCCCCGGTATCGGTCGTTTTGCCGTTGTCGCCGACCCGCAGGGCGCTACCCTCTGCATCATGACGCCGAAAATGCCCGAAGGCGGTACCGGTGACTGGCCCGCCCCCGGCAATCCGGGGACCGTCGGCTGGAACGAATTGATGGCCGGCGATGGACAAAAAGCCTGGGACTTCTACGCCGCCCGCTTCGGCTGGCAAAAGGACATGGCCGTCGATATGGATGCGCTCGGCATCTACCAGACCTTCAAGCTCGGTGATCGAGCCATCGGCGGCATGATGACCAAGCGGCCGGAGATGCCGGTGCCCTATTGGGGCTTCTACTTCATCGTTCCCGCGATCGATGCCGCCATCGACAAGGTGAAGCATCTCGGCGGTCAGTTGCTGATGGGACCGCATCAGGTGCCCGGCGGCTCCTGGATTGCAGCCTGTCAGGATCCGCAGGGTGCCTATTTCAACTTGACGGCCGCAGGCCGG
- a CDS encoding bifunctional helix-turn-helix transcriptional regulator/GNAT family N-acetyltransferase, protein MASLPPNGLALVEDIRAQSRKLVRALGFMGGAFAGTELPPSSVHALIEIDAQPGISAAALCDLLRLDKSSVSRLLRKLVAMGDVSEMPDSADARIKRLTLTEKGRRRVALIHDYARSQVAGALERLDPQDHRAVLDGLTLYAEALAPAPGKTAAPSEILPGYRPGLIAGITRMHIDYYTRTAGFGRAFEAVVAGGLADFCARLDHPDNEIWTVLCGGRIVGSIAIDGQDLGPGMAHLRWFILDDSLRGLGFGRRLMAQALAFVDSRRFEETHLWTFDGLHAARHLYEAHGFRLTEQRPGAQWGSEVLEQRFVRRNARAVPHA, encoded by the coding sequence ATGGCATCTCTCCCGCCGAACGGTCTTGCCCTGGTGGAGGACATCCGGGCCCAGTCGCGAAAACTCGTCCGCGCGCTCGGCTTCATGGGCGGCGCCTTTGCCGGCACCGAACTGCCGCCATCCTCCGTTCATGCCCTGATCGAAATCGATGCGCAGCCCGGCATCAGCGCCGCTGCTCTGTGCGATCTCTTGCGCCTCGACAAGTCCAGCGTCAGTCGTCTGCTGCGCAAGCTCGTAGCCATGGGTGATGTCAGCGAAATGCCGGATTCGGCGGATGCCCGCATCAAGCGCTTGACCCTGACGGAGAAGGGCCGGCGCCGTGTCGCGCTGATCCACGATTACGCCCGGTCACAGGTCGCGGGTGCGCTTGAGCGGCTGGACCCGCAGGACCACCGCGCCGTGCTCGACGGTCTCACGCTGTATGCCGAGGCCTTGGCGCCGGCGCCGGGCAAAACCGCCGCCCCCTCCGAGATTCTACCGGGATACCGCCCGGGCCTGATCGCCGGGATCACCCGCATGCACATCGATTACTACACCCGCACCGCAGGCTTCGGTCGGGCCTTCGAAGCGGTCGTGGCCGGTGGTCTCGCCGACTTCTGCGCCCGCTTGGATCATCCGGACAATGAAATTTGGACCGTCCTGTGCGGCGGTCGCATTGTCGGGTCGATTGCCATCGACGGCCAGGATCTCGGGCCGGGAATGGCCCATCTCCGCTGGTTCATTCTCGACGACAGCCTGCGCGGCCTGGGCTTCGGCCGCCGCCTGATGGCGCAGGCCTTGGCCTTCGTCGACAGCCGCCGCTTCGAAGAGACGCACCTCTGGACCTTCGACGGCCTGCACGCCGCCCGCCATCTCTACGAGGCGCATGGTTTCCGATTGACCGAGCAGCGCCCGGGCGCTCAATGGGGAAGCGAGGTCCTGGAGCAGAGGTTCGTGCGTCGAAACGCGAGAGCCGTCCCTCATGCCTAG
- a CDS encoding glutathione S-transferase family protein encodes MTTMTLTTYDWVPDLPRGYVRDLRIRWALEEAGLTYRVASTSFHERDADHLAHQPFAQVPWLTDGDVSIFESGAILHHLGTKSDRLMPSDPVERAKATAWLFAALNSVEAASLPWSILTFSPPEGGMPSSIAGFLTARLSRMETVLAHGDWLAGPFSVADIAMADVLRLVERLGGLVDHPACRAYVARAVARPAFQKAHADQMAHFAAADRH; translated from the coding sequence ATGACAACGATGACGCTGACCACTTACGACTGGGTCCCGGACCTGCCGCGCGGTTACGTGCGTGACCTCAGGATCCGCTGGGCGCTGGAGGAGGCTGGACTGACCTATCGTGTGGCCAGCACCTCTTTTCATGAACGCGATGCGGACCATCTCGCGCATCAGCCCTTTGCACAGGTCCCCTGGCTGACGGATGGCGACGTTTCGATCTTCGAGAGCGGCGCGATCCTCCATCATCTCGGTACGAAGAGCGACCGGCTGATGCCGAGCGACCCGGTTGAGCGCGCCAAGGCGACCGCCTGGTTGTTTGCGGCGCTCAATTCCGTCGAGGCGGCGAGCCTCCCCTGGTCGATCCTCACATTCTCCCCACCAGAGGGCGGCATGCCCTCCTCCATCGCCGGATTTCTGACCGCGCGGCTTTCGCGCATGGAGACGGTCCTCGCGCACGGCGACTGGCTGGCTGGGCCGTTTTCCGTCGCGGACATCGCCATGGCGGACGTGCTGCGGCTGGTGGAACGTCTCGGCGGCCTCGTCGATCATCCCGCCTGCCGCGCTTATGTCGCCCGTGCCGTGGCGAGACCCGCTTTCCAGAAGGCGCATGCAGACCAGATGGCGCATTTCGCCGCTGCAGATCGGCACTGA
- a CDS encoding organic hydroperoxide resistance protein, whose protein sequence is MAILYTAHAHATGGRSGHGVTDNGVLDVTLTTPKELGGDGATGTNPEQLFAVGYSACFLGALKFVASKEKVKIPEDAKVYADVGIGPREDGGGFGIEVKLTVEVPGLDRELVERLAAAAHIVCPYSHAMRTSTEVPVSVR, encoded by the coding sequence ATGGCAATACTCTACACAGCACATGCCCATGCAACCGGCGGCCGCTCCGGCCACGGCGTCACCGACAACGGCGTTCTCGATGTCACGCTGACGACGCCGAAGGAACTCGGTGGCGACGGCGCGACCGGCACCAATCCCGAGCAGCTCTTTGCCGTCGGTTACTCCGCCTGCTTCCTCGGCGCGCTGAAGTTCGTCGCCAGCAAGGAAAAGGTGAAGATCCCTGAGGACGCCAAGGTATATGCGGATGTCGGCATCGGCCCGCGCGAAGACGGCGGCGGCTTCGGGATCGAAGTGAAGCTCACCGTCGAAGTTCCCGGCCTCGATCGCGAACTCGTCGAGCGCCTGGCTGCCGCCGCACACATTGTCTGCCCCTACAGCCACGCCATGCGGACCTCGACCGAAGTACCTGTTTCGGTTCGCTGA
- a CDS encoding MarR family winged helix-turn-helix transcriptional regulator — protein MSNMPLIPYSTTLHVRDTCLCLHAQRAARSLARRFDLALKPSGLTNQQFSLMMALNRPEPPPMGPVARLLAMDRTTLTAALKPLSARGWVSIEPDPKDRRGKRLKLTATGAAALASAVPIWKEVHGEIEAGMASDADLLRQGLLEVSA, from the coding sequence ATGTCAAACATGCCCTTGATTCCCTATTCCACCACGCTGCACGTCCGCGACACCTGCCTTTGCCTGCATGCGCAGCGCGCGGCGCGTTCACTGGCGCGTCGATTCGATCTCGCCCTGAAACCTTCCGGACTGACCAACCAGCAGTTTTCCCTGATGATGGCGCTGAACCGGCCGGAGCCTCCGCCCATGGGACCTGTTGCCAGGCTTCTGGCCATGGACCGCACCACTTTAACGGCAGCGCTGAAGCCGCTTTCGGCGCGCGGCTGGGTGTCAATCGAGCCGGATCCGAAGGACAGACGCGGCAAGCGGCTGAAGCTGACGGCGACGGGGGCGGCGGCGCTCGCCAGTGCCGTGCCGATCTGGAAAGAGGTGCATGGCGAGATCGAGGCAGGAATGGCGAGCGATGCGGACCTGCTCAGGCAGGGATTGCTGGAGGTGAGCGCGTGA
- a CDS encoding pyridoxamine 5'-phosphate oxidase family protein, translating to MADGCHIEPGHEITEEAQLRALFEPTHDLALRKCQSQLGVHAQTFIRRSPFLCIGTQTPGGQADVSPRGDPPGFVEILDAQTIAIPDRPGNNRLDTLSNIIANPAVGLLFIIPGFDDTLRLNGRARLSTDPALLSRMSVNGRLPKLAIVVHVDEVFLHCAKAFRRSQLWDPAARQERGEMPSLMKFILDDIDSAPKDADEMRKLDEGLEQDYQASMY from the coding sequence ATGGCGGACGGTTGTCACATCGAGCCGGGTCACGAGATTACGGAAGAGGCACAGCTTAGGGCTCTGTTCGAGCCGACGCATGACCTGGCCTTAAGGAAATGTCAGAGCCAGCTGGGCGTGCACGCACAGACCTTTATCCGGCGCTCGCCGTTCCTGTGCATCGGCACGCAAACGCCTGGGGGCCAGGCGGATGTCAGCCCGCGCGGAGATCCGCCGGGCTTCGTCGAAATCCTCGACGCGCAGACCATTGCCATTCCTGACCGGCCGGGCAACAACCGGCTCGACACACTGTCCAACATCATCGCCAATCCGGCAGTCGGACTTCTCTTCATCATTCCCGGTTTCGACGATACGCTTCGGCTGAACGGCCGGGCGAGGCTCAGCACCGATCCTGCCTTGCTCAGCCGCATGTCGGTGAATGGGAGGCTGCCCAAGCTTGCGATCGTGGTTCATGTCGACGAGGTGTTCCTGCATTGCGCCAAGGCCTTCCGCCGTTCGCAATTGTGGGATCCGGCTGCACGGCAGGAGCGCGGCGAGATGCCGTCGCTGATGAAGTTCATTCTGGACGACATCGACAGTGCGCCCAAGGATGCGGACGAGATGCGCAAGCTCGACGAGGGTCTGGAGCAGGACTATCAGGCGTCGATGTATTGA
- a CDS encoding MarR family winged helix-turn-helix transcriptional regulator — protein sequence MNSDLDLEKELKLDKQLCFALYGAAHAFTRAYKPLLSPLGLTYPQYIVMMALWEEDDLPVKGLGEKVGLDSGTLSPLLKRLEQVGYVSRRRDVADERQVFITLTEEGRALKARAVGVLRAIGGQTGCDISEIETLRDSLKRLKTQLEVTDAP from the coding sequence ATGAACAGCGATCTCGACCTAGAAAAAGAGCTGAAGCTCGACAAGCAATTGTGCTTTGCCCTTTACGGGGCGGCGCATGCGTTTACGCGCGCCTACAAGCCGCTGCTCTCGCCGCTCGGGCTGACCTATCCGCAGTATATCGTGATGATGGCGCTGTGGGAGGAAGATGACCTTCCGGTCAAGGGGCTGGGCGAAAAGGTAGGACTGGATTCAGGTACGCTGTCGCCGCTTTTGAAACGTCTGGAGCAGGTGGGCTATGTTTCGCGCCGCCGCGACGTGGCAGACGAGCGGCAGGTGTTCATCACGCTCACCGAGGAGGGCCGTGCGCTGAAGGCGCGGGCCGTTGGCGTGCTGCGCGCCATCGGCGGCCAGACCGGCTGCGACATCTCCGAGATAGAGACCCTGCGCGACAGCCTGAAGCGGCTGAAGACACAGCTCGAGGTGACCGACGCCCCCTGA
- a CDS encoding DUF2254 domain-containing protein has protein sequence MDKTRNFLALIKGKLWLLPLILTLGSAVVAVMLILYGNHFVSSEDGNLWWLYSGDAETGRQLLSSLLSGLMTMTSLVISVTFVILTLAANQLGPRLISRFMADRQIQTVLGLFIGTILYLILVLRSVTDALGEEGVPHLAITTGSALTVLCLLALLFYVHKVARSIIADNMVQALYSDMLGTMDSVLPPKDTPKHEPLGVRFAGPGHSLALGTVGHVQVVDYAMLLDLAVREDIRIAVHVRAGQYLLAKGDHVTVFSSEAPEERVLSAIRAAFTMGSERTPAQDLEFGIRQLTEIAVRALSPGINDPFTALAVIDRISAIIEVQIERAAQPTEYRDEEDDLRLIVSRTDLRRLMDAGFRPIRQAGADHPAILTRMAIRLADLGGADMLDAERAALAAQIEALAQAGEDCACIPMDRDEIRTQVEAARSRISDTHRRANPAAPLRPSRESAEPA, from the coding sequence ATGGACAAGACGCGCAATTTTCTCGCCCTGATCAAAGGCAAGCTCTGGCTGCTGCCGCTCATCCTGACGCTCGGTTCGGCGGTCGTGGCGGTCATGCTCATCCTCTATGGCAACCACTTCGTCAGTTCCGAGGACGGGAACCTGTGGTGGCTCTATAGCGGGGATGCCGAAACCGGGCGGCAATTGCTGAGCAGCCTTCTCTCCGGCCTGATGACCATGACCTCGCTGGTCATCTCGGTTACTTTCGTCATCCTGACGCTGGCGGCCAATCAGCTGGGACCGCGGCTGATTTCGCGTTTCATGGCCGACCGGCAGATCCAGACGGTGCTTGGCCTGTTCATCGGCACGATCCTCTATCTGATCCTGGTGCTGCGGAGCGTGACCGATGCGCTGGGTGAAGAGGGTGTGCCACATCTGGCGATCACCACCGGCAGCGCGCTCACCGTGCTTTGCCTGTTGGCGCTGTTGTTCTACGTGCACAAGGTTGCCCGCTCGATCATCGCCGACAATATGGTTCAGGCGCTCTATTCGGACATGCTGGGGACAATGGACAGTGTCCTGCCGCCGAAGGACACGCCGAAGCACGAACCGCTGGGCGTCCGCTTTGCCGGCCCCGGCCATTCGCTGGCACTCGGGACGGTCGGGCATGTGCAGGTGGTCGATTATGCCATGCTGCTCGATCTGGCGGTTCGCGAGGACATTCGCATCGCGGTTCATGTCCGGGCGGGGCAATATCTGCTGGCGAAGGGCGATCACGTGACCGTCTTCTCGAGCGAAGCGCCTGAGGAGCGCGTGCTGTCTGCCATCCGGGCTGCCTTCACCATGGGATCCGAACGCACGCCGGCGCAAGATCTGGAATTCGGCATTCGGCAGCTCACCGAAATTGCCGTGCGCGCGCTTTCACCGGGCATCAACGACCCGTTCACCGCGCTTGCCGTCATCGACCGGATCAGCGCCATCATCGAAGTCCAGATCGAACGCGCCGCCCAGCCGACGGAATATCGGGACGAGGAGGACGATCTGCGGCTGATCGTCAGCCGGACGGATCTCAGGCGGCTGATGGATGCCGGCTTTCGACCGATCCGTCAGGCGGGGGCCGATCATCCGGCGATCCTGACGCGGATGGCGATCCGGCTCGCCGATCTGGGTGGGGCCGACATGCTGGACGCGGAGCGCGCGGCGCTGGCAGCGCAGATCGAGGCGCTGGCTCAGGCGGGAGAAGACTGCGCCTGCATCCCGATGGATCGCGACGAGATCCGTACGCAGGTCGAGGCGGCGCGGAGCCGGATTTCGGATACCCATCGCCGCGCCAATCCGGCTGCCCCCCTTCGACCGTCGCGCGAAAGTGCCGAACCGGCATAG
- the bla gene encoding class A beta-lactamase — protein MKLPLRLSLALSIALAIAMPALLVRPPAASSADDPISAAARHLERQLGGRLGLMVVDIETDRRWGYRADERFAMASTFKALACAALLDAGEAVQGRSMTIEAKDLQTYSPVTSKKVGSAMTAAELCAVTLATSDNTAANLVLKALGGPKRVTAFLRSAGDMVTRLDRREPALNEAKPGDPRDTTTPQAMATTIGDLLLGDTLTADARGRLTGWMEANAVADGLLRAGVPKDWRIADRTGAGGHGTRGIVAVMWPPGRLPVVAAIYLTETEASMATRDAAIAEIGRVIAAEVMR, from the coding sequence ATGAAGCTACCCCTACGCCTAAGCCTTGCCCTGTCCATTGCTCTTGCCATCGCCATGCCGGCCCTTCTGGTACGGCCGCCTGCAGCATCCTCCGCCGACGACCCGATTTCGGCTGCGGCGCGCCATCTGGAGCGACAACTCGGCGGGCGGCTGGGGCTGATGGTGGTGGACATAGAAACCGATCGGCGATGGGGCTACCGCGCCGACGAGCGCTTTGCCATGGCCAGCACCTTCAAGGCGCTGGCCTGTGCCGCCCTACTCGATGCCGGAGAGGCCGTGCAGGGGCGCTCGATGACGATCGAGGCAAAGGATCTGCAGACCTATTCGCCTGTGACGAGCAAGAAGGTGGGATCGGCCATGACGGCGGCGGAACTCTGCGCCGTCACGCTTGCCACCAGCGACAACACCGCCGCCAATCTGGTGCTCAAGGCACTGGGCGGACCGAAGCGCGTGACCGCCTTCCTGCGATCTGCCGGCGACATGGTCACGCGTCTGGACCGGAGGGAACCCGCACTCAACGAGGCGAAACCGGGCGACCCGCGTGACACCACGACGCCGCAGGCGATGGCCACGACGATCGGCGACCTTTTGCTGGGCGACACGCTGACCGCCGATGCGCGAGGCCGGCTCACAGGCTGGATGGAAGCCAATGCCGTGGCGGACGGGCTGTTGCGCGCCGGCGTGCCGAAGGATTGGCGGATCGCCGATCGCACCGGCGCCGGTGGCCACGGGACGCGCGGCATTGTCGCGGTGATGTGGCCGCCGGGACGCCTGCCGGTGGTGGCGGCGATCTATCTTACGGAGACGGAGGCTTCGATGGCCACGCGAGATGCGGCCATTGCCGAGATCGGACGTGTGATCGCGGCCGAGGTGATGCGATGA
- a CDS encoding DUF899 domain-containing protein: MEYIAKQEQKGGAGSRVVSREEWLEARKALLQQEKELTRQRDRVNAARLALPWVRVDKDYRFQTSSGQKSLADLFEGRSQLMINHFMFGPDWDAGCPGCSFFADHIDGMLPHLNNHDVTFMTVSRAPLDKIEAYKRRMNWHFPWVSSYGSDFNFDFHVSFTKEQLASGSVTYNFRQTPSEQAHDELPGLSAFYKDEQGQIFHTYSQYARGGEEALGTLMILDHAPLGRNETGTLSFVKRKDEYVQKPAANAGCCH; this comes from the coding sequence ATGGAATATATTGCTAAGCAGGAGCAGAAAGGCGGGGCAGGCTCCCGCGTGGTATCGCGCGAAGAGTGGCTGGAGGCGCGCAAGGCGCTGCTTCAGCAGGAAAAGGAACTGACCCGCCAGCGTGACAGGGTGAATGCCGCGCGTCTGGCGCTCCCCTGGGTGAGGGTAGACAAGGATTACCGCTTCCAGACGTCTTCGGGCCAGAAGTCGCTCGCCGATCTCTTCGAGGGGCGCAGTCAGCTGATGATCAACCATTTCATGTTTGGTCCCGATTGGGATGCCGGCTGCCCGGGCTGCTCCTTCTTCGCCGATCATATCGACGGCATGCTGCCGCATCTCAACAACCACGACGTCACCTTCATGACCGTCTCCCGGGCCCCCCTGGACAAGATCGAGGCCTACAAGCGCCGCATGAACTGGCACTTCCCCTGGGTGTCGTCCTACGGCAGCGATTTCAACTTCGACTTCCACGTCTCCTTCACCAAGGAGCAGCTCGCCTCCGGCTCGGTCACCTACAATTTCCGCCAGACGCCGAGCGAGCAGGCGCATGACGAGCTTCCCGGCCTCTCGGCCTTCTACAAGGATGAGCAGGGTCAGATCTTCCACACCTATTCGCAATATGCCCGCGGCGGCGAAGAGGCGCTCGGCACGCTGATGATCCTCGACCACGCGCCCCTCGGCCGCAACGAGACGGGCACGCTGAGCTTCGTCAAGCGCAAGGACGAATATGTTCAGAAGCCGGCTGCGAACGCCGGCTGCTGCCATTGA
- a CDS encoding NADPH-dependent FMN reductase: MNILAISGSARGSSTNTAMLRAVAEIGRPAHDVTVFSGLAALPVFSPDLETAQLPDPVQAFVDMISQNDGLIIASPEYVRSIPGGLKNAIDWLVSRDEIINKPIALMHASHRGDDMLDQLRIVLSTVSARFCQDLFLRFPLMKMPPEDIQHKLHEPANRQTVSRFLTDFAAFSAR, translated from the coding sequence ATGAACATTCTCGCCATCTCCGGCAGTGCGCGCGGCAGCTCAACCAATACTGCGATGCTGCGTGCTGTGGCAGAGATCGGGCGGCCCGCGCATGACGTGACCGTGTTTTCCGGTCTTGCAGCTCTTCCCGTATTTTCGCCCGATCTCGAAACCGCGCAGCTTCCGGACCCGGTTCAGGCATTCGTCGACATGATCAGCCAAAACGACGGCCTGATCATAGCGAGTCCCGAATATGTCAGGTCGATCCCAGGCGGGTTGAAGAATGCGATCGACTGGCTGGTATCGCGTGACGAGATCATCAACAAGCCGATCGCCTTGATGCATGCGTCCCATCGCGGCGACGACATGCTCGATCAACTCCGGATCGTTTTGTCGACGGTGAGCGCGCGCTTTTGCCAGGACCTGTTTCTGAGGTTCCCTCTGATGAAAATGCCGCCCGAAGACATTCAGCACAAGCTTCACGAACCGGCGAACCGGCAGACCGTGTCGAGGTTCCTCACAGACTTCGCTGCGTTTTCCGCGCGCTAG